Proteins from one Athalia rosae chromosome 8, iyAthRosa1.1, whole genome shotgun sequence genomic window:
- the LOC105687980 gene encoding gastrulation defective protein 1 homolog, translating to MNAKKGMISFGKIKTDLGKGVGLSSSSEPVEGFGTFGKQIPETNLTEMKEINPEDEEETKQLQEVMGMTSFGKKAKSFDIQEMLDNITKTVRLTKSSHTQSANVTTNHPLETESRSTDKKESKKNNRKESPEPSSSTLVKNNYTSDSKIVDSDEDENEDDGNDSDGSDIGQTSETNKIPCSHEIEMHHGTKAVIAVAADPSGARLASGSVDYDVSFWDFAGMDTSLKSFRTLQPCENHPIKCLQYSMTGDVILVVSGAAQAKVLDRDGFEKCETVKGDQYITDMARTKGHTAALNSGCWHPLIKEEYMTCSQDSTCRIWILYKPRGHKHLIKCRAQNGVKTIPTTCAYSKEGSVVACGCVDGSIQMWDHRKNFVNTSLLLRGAHQQGSEISSLSFSYLGNLLASRSCDDTLKLWDLRAFKSPVFVAKDLFSRYDTTDCMFSPDDSMVITGESLKKGQKSGRVLFFDTKTFDLVNEISVTNSHVIKTLWHPKLNQIFVGCGNGVVKAYYDPKRSMRGAKLCVVKSHHKQKHIEIMSTQQIITPHALPLFRQDRPKSVRKQMEKDRLDPVKSHRPDLPITSGQGGRVASSGGTLSSYVIRNLGLSKRIEDDQDPREAILKYAKDAAENPYWISPAYQKTQPKTIFQSDQDGDEPTASKKQKT from the coding sequence ATGAACGCGAAGAAGGGAATGATTAGtttcggaaaaataaaaactgatttAGGCAAAGGGGTTGGATTATCAAGTTCCAGTGAACCTGTTGAAGGCTTTGGTACTTTTGGTAAACAAATACCCGAGACTAATCTCACagagatgaaagaaataaatcctGAGGATGAGGAAGAGACTAAGCAGCTACAAGAAGTCATGGGAATGACAAGTTTTGGTAAAAAGGCTAAATCTTTTGACATACAAGAAATGCTAGACAATATTACCAAAACCGTTCGTCTAACTAAATCCAGCCATACCCAGTCTGCAAATGTAACAACGAATCATCCCCTTGAAACGGAGTCGAGGAGTACTGACAAAAAGGAAAGCAAAAAGAACAATAGAAAAGAATCACCTGAACCATCTTCTAGTACTTTGgtaaaaaacaattatacCTCAGACAGTAAAATTGTTGATAGTGATGAGGATGAGAATGAAGATGATGGAAATGACAGTGATGGGTCAGATATAGGCCAAACTTCTGAAACTAATAAAATTCCATGTAGCCATGAAATAGAAATGCATCATGGAACAAAAGCAGTTATTGCTGTAGCCGCAGATCCTTCTGGAGCCCGTCTAGCTTCAGGATCTGTAGACTATGACGTTTCTTTCTGGGACTTTGCTGGCATGGATACATCTTTAAAAAGTTTCAGAACACTACAGCCTTGTGAAAATCATCCAATAAAATGCCTACAGTATTCTATGACAGGAGATGTTATACTAGTTGTGTCTGGTGCAGCTCAAGCAAAAGTCCTGGATCGTGATGGGTTTGAGAAATGTGAAACTGTTAAAGGCGATCAATATATCACTGATATGGCAAGGACTAAAGGTCATACTGCTGCTTTGAATAGTGGCTGCTGGCATCCTTTAATTAAGGAAGAATACATGACCTGCTCTCAAGACAGCACTTGTCGTATATGGATTCTGTACAAGCCACGTGGTCATAAACATCTTATCAAATGCAGAGCTCAGAATGGAGTCAAAACTATACCTACTACTTGTGCTTACAGCAAGGAAGGTAGCGTAGTTGCTTGTGGCTGTGTTGATGGATCTATACAGATGTGGGaccatagaaaaaattttgttaacaCATCTTTGCTTCTCCGGGGTGCCCATCAACAAGGTTCTGAAATATCCAGTTTGAGCTTTTCATATCTTGGTAATTTGCTTGCTTCTAGAAGTTGTGATGACACTCTCAAGTTATGGGACCTTCGAGCATTCAAGAGCCCAGTTTTTGTTGCCAAGGATTTATTCTCTAGATATGATACAACCGATTGTATGTTTAGCCCTGATGATTCTATGGTTATTACCGGAGAATCTCTCAAAAAAGGGCAGAAGTCTGGGAGAGTGTTGTTTTTTGACACTAAAACTTTTGATTTGGTTAATGAAATTTCTGTCACTAATTCACACGTCATAAAGACCCTGTGGCATCCAAAACTCAATCAAATATTTGTCGGCTGTGGTAATGGAGTCGTCAAAGCTTATTATGATCCTAAGAGAAGCATGCGAGGTGCAAAATTATGTGTAGTCAAATCTCATCATAAACAGAAGCACATTGAAATAATGTCTACACAACAAATAATCACACCACATGCTTTGCCGCTGTTCAGGCAAGACCGACCAAAGTCTGTTAggaaacaaatggaaaaagacAGGCTGGATCCAGTCAAATCTCATCGCCCAGATCTGCCTATTACATCTGGACAAGGTGGTAGAGTTGCTTCATCTGGGGGAACTTTAAGTTCATACGTCATCCGGAATCTGGGGCTTAGTAAACGTATAGAGGATGACCAAGATCCGAGAGAGGCGATCCTTAAGTACGCCAAGGATGCTGCAGAAAATCCATATTGGATTTCTCCTGCTTATCAGAAAACCCAACCCAAAACTATATTTCAAAGTGACCAAGATGGTGATGAACCAACTGCTAGTAAGAAgcaaaaaacttaa